The sequence below is a genomic window from Roseofilum casamattae BLCC-M143.
GAGCAAACTGTCTTATTAAGCCGAGTTTTAGAGTTATTGAAAGATTATCAGAAAGTGGTGATAGGAGACCGGGAATTCTGTAGTGTAGATTTAGCCAAATGGTTAGAGAGTCAGCCGAACACCTATTTTAGCTTACGGTTAAAGAAGAATACTTGTGTTCAACAAGAAGAGAAAATATGGCAACAACTTCAAACTCTAGGCATTAGACCGGGAATGTCGGCTTATTATCGAGGAGTAAAAGTGACTAAAAGCAAGGGATTTGCTCCCGTCAATATTGCGGCAAAATGGAAAAGAACTTATGGAGGGATCTCCGTAGATGAAGCCTGGTTTGTGTTGACGAATTTACCTGATATTGAGTCGAGTTTATCCGCTTATGCTCGGCGTATGGGCATTGAAGAAATGTTCCGCGATTTCAAATCAGGTGGCTATAATCTAGAAGGCACTCAAGTCAGAGGTCAACGTTTATTAGCTTTGATTTTATTAATGACTCTCGCTTATTGTTACTCTGTATTTTCGGGTTCAGCTTTACTCAATAAAGGCATAGCTCAATATGTTGCTCGTCCCACCGAGCGGAAACGAAAGTATCGTCAGCATAGCCATTTTTATCTCGGATTACAAGGAGGCGTTTGGCTTGATTCCCTGGCTGATTTTGCCGATGAGGTAGAATTGATGATGTCTTTTTCACCTCAATCTCGACACCATTATCAGAGAGGTTTAAGGGCTATGTCCCTTTTGCAGTCTGTCTTCTAGCTTGCTTGTCGCCCCTTCAGCTGAAATTCTTTTCTTCATACAGGGTATAGAGCATAAGGTGTAGTGCGGTAGATGCTCTAGCAGCATTAATTATACCCTGTTCTTCTTGCCACCTAGTAGATATTGTCCAAAACTTGTACAAAAAAGCCGTCTTCAAGGCAAGGGTACAATGAAGACAAACGACTCTTTGAGAGTGCTATGTTGTACAAAAGTTGTACAGGCAGGTTGAACCGAGTGCCAACCAGAAGATAGGCTAACTCTTAAATCCTTTAGCTGAAGGCGTTTCATCCAATCGGGATGACAGGATTTGAACCTGCGACCCCCTCGTCCCGAACGAGGTGCGCTACCAAGCTGCGCTACATCCCGGCATAATGTCCGACCATTAGTATAGCATTCGATCGCCAAATTGAGGCCGAAGTCGGTCAATGTTACGATAATATCGGTTAATTCATAGAGCAAGGCAGAACGAACGTGACGGTTAAACCAGAGTGGTTACGAGTCAAAGCTCCGCAGTGGGAGCGGGTGGGTGCAGTGAAAACCACCCTACGGGATTTAGGCTTAAATACAGTCTGTGAAGAGGCCTCCTGTCCTAATATCGGCGAGTGTTTCCAAGCTGGGACTGCAACATTTCTGATTATGGGTCCTGCTTGTACTCGTGCCTGTCCCTATTGCGATATTAACTTCGAGAAAAAGCCGCAACCTCTCGACCCGAGCGAACCGCACC
It includes:
- a CDS encoding IS4 family transposase; protein product: EQTVLLSRVLELLKDYQKVVIGDREFCSVDLAKWLESQPNTYFSLRLKKNTCVQQEEKIWQQLQTLGIRPGMSAYYRGVKVTKSKGFAPVNIAAKWKRTYGGISVDEAWFVLTNLPDIESSLSAYARRMGIEEMFRDFKSGGYNLEGTQVRGQRLLALILLMTLAYCYSVFSGSALLNKGIAQYVARPTERKRKYRQHSHFYLGLQGGVWLDSLADFADEVELMMSFSPQSRHHYQRGLRAMSLLQSVF